The nucleotide sequence CCACAGAATTACGACGATTATTCCCCGGTAAACCACGCGGTTTGGCGCTATGTAATGCGTAAAAATGTAGATTATCTAAGCAAAGTTGCGCACGAGTCTTACCTTGATGGTTTAAAGCAAACCGGCATTTCTATAGATCACATTCCCAATATGTATGGGATGAACCGAATTTTAAAAGAAATTGGATGGGCTGCTGTAGCTGTAGACGGCTTTATACCACCGGCGGCTTTTATGGAATTCCAGGCTTTTAATGTATTAGTTATTGCCAGTGATATTCGCCAGCTCGAGCATATAGAATACACTCCTGCCCCAGATATTATTCACGAAGGTGCCGGCCACGCACCTATTATCGCTAATCCAGAATATGCAGAATATCTTAGACGCTTTGGCGAAATTGGCTGTAAAGCGATTTCCAGCGCTAAAGATTATGAGATGTACGAAGCCATAAGGCACCTTTCTATTATTAAAGAAGCTGAAGATACACCTCAGCAAGAAATTGAAGAAGCTGAAAAGAAAGTAGATTACCTGCAAAATAATATGGGGAAACCCAGTGAAATGGCCCAAATTAGAAATTTACACTGGTGGACCGTTGAGTATGGGTTGATAGGAAGCCTGGAAGATCCCAAAATATACGGCGCCGGTTTACTTTCTTCAATTGGAGAAAGCGCCTGGTGTATGACAGACAAAGTGAAGAAGATTCCATATTCTATTGAAGCTTGCAAACAGGAATTTGATATTACCAAACCCCAGCCTCAGCTTTATGTAACCCCAGATTTTGCCCATTTAAGTTCAGTTTTAGAAGAATTTGCTAATAAAATGGCTTTAAGAAAAGGCGGGTTAGAAGGAATTCAGAAATTGATAGATTCTAAAAATCTTGGGACTATAGAATTAAGTACCGGTTTACAGATCTCAGGAGACTTTTCAAAAGTTATTGAACACGATGGTAAACCAATTTATATTCAAACTTCAGGTAAAACTGCCCTTTCCCATCGGGAAAAAGAACTGGTAGGTCACGGTGTGAAAAATCATCCTGAGGGATTTGGCTCGCCAATTGGCTCTTTAAAAGGAATCAATTTAGCGATTGAAGATATGAGTCCGCGTGATCTTAGGGCTTACGATATCTATGAAGGTGAAAAGATTGAATTTGAATTTGAAGGTGGAATAAAAGTAAAAGGTGAGATCATTACCGGCACCAGGAATCTCCAGGGGAAAATAATAATTATTAGCCTAAAAGATTGCACGGTTAGTTATGGGGAAGAAATTTTATTCAAACCTGAATGGGGCAAATATGATATGGCAATAGGTAAAGAAGTTATTTCAGCATTTGCCGGCCCGGCAGATAATCTTTCTTTCGATCTAATTACCCACAAAACTTCAACTACTACAATAAAAAGTAAAAGTACGCCAGAACGGGAAGAACTTGCGTCTCTTTATGCTTCAGTTAGAAATATAAG is from Salegentibacter mishustinae and encodes:
- a CDS encoding aromatic amino acid hydroxylase, translating into MLDKVESNAILDRLPAHLQQYIKPQNYDDYSPVNHAVWRYVMRKNVDYLSKVAHESYLDGLKQTGISIDHIPNMYGMNRILKEIGWAAVAVDGFIPPAAFMEFQAFNVLVIASDIRQLEHIEYTPAPDIIHEGAGHAPIIANPEYAEYLRRFGEIGCKAISSAKDYEMYEAIRHLSIIKEAEDTPQQEIEEAEKKVDYLQNNMGKPSEMAQIRNLHWWTVEYGLIGSLEDPKIYGAGLLSSIGESAWCMTDKVKKIPYSIEACKQEFDITKPQPQLYVTPDFAHLSSVLEEFANKMALRKGGLEGIQKLIDSKNLGTIELSTGLQISGDFSKVIEHDGKPIYIQTSGKTALSHREKELVGHGVKNHPEGFGSPIGSLKGINLAIEDMSPRDLRAYDIYEGEKIEFEFEGGIKVKGEIITGTRNLQGKIIIISLKDCTVSYGEEILFKPEWGKYDMAIGKEVISAFAGPADNLSFDLITHKTSTTTIKSKSTPEREELASLYASVRNIREGKNAKFSLDAALELVKKHHPQDWLLSVEIYELAVGKDEKLAKEALSNLEDVKFRRPDISHLIDGGISLINGQLVS